In Pedobacter sp. WC2423, the following are encoded in one genomic region:
- a CDS encoding DNA-3-methyladenine glycosylase I, with protein MSAEVKRCGWCGTDPLYIKYHDEEWGKPVYDDQVLFEFLILEGAQAGLSWITILRRREGYRTAFAGFDVAKVAAFTEADAERLMKDTGIIRNKLKVNSAIKNAQLFIAIQKEFGSFSNYIWGFLPEGKPVVNYFKSLGEVPARTEISDAISSDMKKRGFKFFGTTICYAHMQATGMVNDHIEGCIAR; from the coding sequence ATGAGCGCAGAAGTGAAAAGATGTGGCTGGTGTGGAACCGACCCTTTGTATATAAAATATCATGATGAAGAATGGGGTAAGCCTGTTTACGATGATCAGGTTTTATTTGAGTTCCTGATTCTGGAAGGTGCACAGGCTGGTTTAAGCTGGATTACGATTCTGCGCAGACGTGAAGGCTATCGTACAGCATTTGCTGGCTTCGATGTAGCAAAAGTAGCTGCTTTTACTGAGGCCGATGCAGAGCGGTTAATGAAGGATACCGGGATTATCAGGAATAAGCTTAAAGTCAATTCTGCCATTAAAAATGCACAGCTTTTTATAGCGATACAAAAGGAGTTCGGCTCTTTTTCCAACTATATATGGGGCTTTTTGCCAGAAGGGAAACCTGTTGTCAATTATTTTAAATCTCTGGGAGAGGTTCCGGCAAGAACGGAAATATCTGATGCGATTAGCAGTGATATGAAAAAACGGGGTTTCAAGTTTTTCGGAACAACGATTTGTTATGCTCATATGCAGGCTACTGGAATGGTTAACGATCATATTGAGGGCTGTATTGCACGCTAA
- the namA gene encoding NADPH dehydrogenase NamA has translation MSILLSPLTIKNISLKNRIVVSPMCQYSAEDGYANDWHLVHLGSRAVGGAALIIQEATAVSPIGRISPGDLGIWSDGHVPVLKRITSFIHQQGSIAGIQLAHAGRKASFDLPWNGGKQILEKDGGWKTVAPSAIPFHDHDEPPIALTGSDIEKIKADFRSATLRSIEAGYQVIEIHAAHGYLFHQFFSPLSNKRTDEYGGSFENRIRLLLEVVDIVREVWTTEKPLFVRISATDWAEKGWSPEDSIQLSAILKTKDVDLIDCSSGGNIHYQEIPLFPGYQVQFSASIRKETGMLTGAVGLITEAKQAEEILQEGKADLILLARELLRDAYFPLHAAFELDDEIKWPDQYVRAKPRKKS, from the coding sequence ATGTCAATTTTACTATCTCCGTTAACTATAAAAAATATCAGCCTGAAAAACAGGATTGTCGTTTCGCCAATGTGCCAGTATTCCGCAGAAGATGGCTATGCTAACGATTGGCATTTAGTTCATTTAGGCAGCCGTGCAGTTGGCGGAGCCGCTTTGATCATTCAGGAAGCAACTGCTGTTTCTCCGATTGGAAGAATTTCACCAGGTGATTTAGGGATCTGGTCTGATGGCCATGTTCCTGTACTGAAACGCATTACTTCTTTTATTCATCAACAGGGCTCAATAGCTGGCATCCAGCTGGCTCATGCTGGTAGAAAAGCAAGTTTTGACTTGCCGTGGAATGGTGGTAAGCAGATTCTGGAGAAAGACGGAGGCTGGAAAACGGTCGCTCCAAGTGCAATCCCTTTTCATGACCATGATGAGCCGCCGATCGCTTTAACCGGCAGTGATATCGAAAAGATAAAGGCTGATTTTAGGTCTGCAACTTTAAGAAGCATAGAGGCTGGTTATCAGGTGATAGAAATCCATGCGGCCCACGGTTATCTATTTCACCAGTTTTTCTCTCCGCTCAGCAACAAACGTACGGACGAATACGGTGGAAGCTTTGAAAACAGAATACGTCTTTTACTGGAAGTAGTAGACATCGTTCGTGAAGTATGGACAACTGAGAAACCTTTATTTGTCCGTATTTCTGCTACAGACTGGGCTGAAAAAGGCTGGTCACCTGAAGATTCTATCCAATTGTCTGCCATACTTAAAACAAAGGATGTAGATCTGATTGACTGTTCATCGGGCGGAAATATCCACTACCAGGAAATCCCTCTTTTTCCAGGTTACCAGGTGCAGTTTTCTGCTTCAATCCGGAAAGAAACAGGCATGTTAACTGGTGCAGTTGGCCTGATTACCGAAGCAAAACAAGCTGAAGAAATTCTTCAGGAAGGAAAAGCTGACCTGATTCTTTTAGCGAGAGAGCTCTTAAGAGATGCTTATTTCCCATTACATGCTGCTTTTGAACTGGACGATGAAATCAAATGGCCGGATCAATATGTACGCGCCAAACCAAGAAAAAAGAGTTAA
- a CDS encoding M28 family metallopeptidase, with protein sequence MKKLLFFLFLPLAFTSITSAQDLRAARKTINKMAAPDFWGRGYTKEGMAKAAIYLCDEFKKAGLKPMEGNDYRQNFSYPVNTFPGKMEVAVNGEKLVPGKDFIIEPSSQGLHGSMKLEQKDSIYMNRAQRMFVLLKDKLTWSVAQKANDYTVVEINKKALTIKPDSISVAIDNEVIPEFITSNICGVVKGTKHPDSILMMTAHYDHLGGMGEHTFFPGANDNASGIALLLNLAKYYAKNPAPYTIAFVCFAGEEPGLKGSSYFTTFPPVPLSSIRFLINVDMVGTGEKGITVVNATILPKEFSLLNKINDQHHYLSKITPRNKAANSDHYFFTEKGVPAFFIYTQGGVSAYHDVDDIPATLPLTEFADLFKLFVKFNAALMKSF encoded by the coding sequence ATGAAGAAACTCCTTTTCTTTCTTTTTTTACCTCTTGCATTTACCTCAATAACCTCTGCACAGGACTTACGCGCAGCCAGAAAAACAATAAACAAAATGGCTGCTCCCGATTTCTGGGGAAGAGGCTATACCAAAGAGGGAATGGCCAAGGCCGCGATTTACCTTTGTGACGAATTTAAAAAGGCAGGCCTGAAGCCTATGGAAGGAAATGATTACAGACAGAATTTCTCTTACCCCGTAAATACTTTTCCTGGTAAAATGGAAGTAGCAGTGAATGGGGAAAAGCTGGTTCCTGGCAAGGATTTCATTATTGAACCTTCAAGCCAGGGCCTGCATGGCAGTATGAAACTGGAACAAAAAGACAGTATCTATATGAACCGTGCCCAGCGGATGTTTGTTTTACTTAAAGATAAGCTGACCTGGAGCGTTGCACAAAAGGCAAATGACTATACCGTTGTTGAAATCAATAAAAAGGCATTGACGATTAAACCCGACTCCATTAGCGTAGCTATTGACAATGAGGTTATTCCAGAATTTATAACGAGCAATATCTGTGGCGTGGTCAAAGGGACAAAACATCCGGATTCAATATTAATGATGACCGCACATTACGACCATTTAGGCGGTATGGGAGAACATACATTTTTTCCCGGGGCCAATGACAATGCCAGCGGAATAGCTCTTTTATTAAATCTGGCGAAGTATTATGCTAAAAACCCAGCGCCTTATACCATTGCTTTCGTTTGTTTTGCCGGTGAAGAGCCTGGACTTAAAGGTTCTTCTTACTTTACCACCTTCCCCCCTGTTCCGCTATCCAGTATCAGGTTTCTGATCAATGTAGATATGGTCGGCACAGGCGAAAAAGGAATTACTGTGGTCAATGCGACTATCCTTCCAAAAGAATTCTCTTTGCTGAATAAGATCAATGATCAGCATCATTACCTCAGCAAAATTACCCCCCGGAACAAAGCGGCTAACAGCGATCATTATTTTTTCACTGAAAAAGGTGTCCCTGCCTTCTTTATTTATACTCAGGGAGGAGTAAGTGCTTATCACGATGTAGATGATATACCTGCAACTCTGCCTTTAACGGAATTTGCCGACTTATTTAAGTTATTTGTAAAATTTAATGCTGCATTGATGAAATCTTTTTAA
- a CDS encoding carboxymuconolactone decarboxylase family protein has product MGKLVEEFNDYRSKMNDRIMETANTNIKRFFALDTTTYAAGALDVKSKEMMGLVASMVLRCDDCIKYHLEKCFDAGVNDAEINEVFMIANLVGGSIVIPHYRRAVEYWDELSM; this is encoded by the coding sequence ATGGGTAAATTAGTAGAAGAATTTAATGACTACCGTTCAAAGATGAACGACAGAATCATGGAAACTGCCAACACAAACATTAAGCGTTTCTTTGCACTGGATACCACAACCTACGCTGCCGGAGCACTGGATGTGAAAAGTAAAGAAATGATGGGCCTGGTAGCTTCCATGGTTTTGCGCTGCGATGATTGTATCAAATATCATTTGGAAAAATGTTTTGATGCAGGTGTGAATGATGCAGAAATTAATGAAGTATTCATGATCGCAAATCTGGTTGGCGGTTCTATTGTTATCCCGCATTATCGCCGTGCGGTAGAATATTGGGATGAATTAAGTATGTAA
- the polA gene encoding DNA polymerase I: protein MKKLFLLDGMALIYRAHFALSKSPRFTSTGINTSAVMGFANTLMEVLKKEKPSHIAVVFDTDAPTERHTDFVAYKAHRESMPEDLSAALPYIFKLIEGFNIPVITKDGFEADDIIGTLAKEAEKAGFTVFCMTPDKDFAQLVSDNIFIYKPARMGNEMEIIGVPEVLAKWEIENVLQVIDILGLWGDAVDNIPGIPGIGEKTAKLLIKQYGSMENIIANAEQLKGKQRENVIAFADQGMISKKLATIILNVPVEFDEQSLLLEEPSRELLEPLFAELEFRTLGKRVFGDGFSIGDAKANVSQQTDLFGNSVDEPVSKAKTFEQLPNLFEQPPVGKTIADTKPDYQLVDTAEKRKVLIDLLLQQESISFDTETTGIDANRAELVGLSFCIEAGKAWYVPVSADQAEAQAVVDEFRPVLENEKIGKTGQNIKYDILVLKWYGVDIKGKLFDTMLAHYLIDPDTRHNMDVLSENYLGYTPISITTLIGPKGKNQGTMRDVPVESVVDYAAEDADVTLQLAHVFKPILKELNAEELITNIENPLVYVLADMEKEGVRIDMETLISYSKDLEVDIRRFEQSVYDKAGVVFNLASPKQLGEVLFDKLKLDPKAKKTKTGQYQTGEDVLSALAHKSDIVKDILDFRQLQKLKSTYVDALPLLVNPKTGRVHTSYNQAVAATGRLSSNNPNLQNIPIRTERGREVRKAFIARDADHVLLSADYSQIELRIIADISKEENMLDAFNKGIDIHTATAAKVYGITIEEVDSTQRRNAKAVNFGIIYGQSAFGLSQNLGIPRKEAAEMIEQYFAQYPGIKRYMTDTMNFARENGFVETMMGRRRYLRDINSANQTVRGFAERNAINAPIQGSAADMIKIAMIHIHQDIKEQKLQSKMTMQVHDELVFDVLKSEVDAMKKIITHRMKTAIKTTVPIEIEIGEGNTWLEAH from the coding sequence ATGAAGAAACTTTTCCTGCTTGACGGTATGGCGTTGATCTACAGAGCGCATTTTGCACTAAGTAAAAGCCCTAGATTTACCTCTACCGGTATCAACACCTCCGCAGTAATGGGCTTTGCCAATACTTTAATGGAAGTCCTGAAAAAGGAAAAACCAAGTCATATCGCAGTAGTTTTTGATACAGATGCACCTACCGAAAGACATACTGATTTTGTTGCTTATAAGGCACATCGGGAAAGTATGCCAGAAGATTTATCTGCTGCTTTACCTTATATCTTTAAATTAATTGAAGGCTTTAACATCCCTGTGATTACCAAGGATGGTTTTGAAGCAGATGATATTATAGGCACATTAGCTAAAGAAGCTGAGAAAGCAGGATTTACTGTTTTTTGTATGACACCTGATAAAGATTTTGCGCAATTGGTTTCTGATAATATCTTTATTTATAAACCAGCACGGATGGGCAATGAGATGGAAATCATCGGCGTTCCTGAAGTACTTGCAAAATGGGAAATAGAAAACGTATTGCAGGTAATCGATATTCTCGGTTTATGGGGAGATGCAGTTGATAATATTCCTGGAATCCCTGGAATAGGAGAAAAAACTGCGAAATTATTGATCAAACAATATGGTTCGATGGAGAACATTATTGCCAATGCAGAGCAGTTGAAAGGTAAACAGCGTGAAAACGTAATTGCATTTGCTGATCAGGGGATGATCTCTAAAAAATTAGCGACTATCATTCTGAATGTTCCTGTTGAGTTTGATGAACAATCTTTATTGTTAGAAGAACCAAGCAGAGAATTATTAGAGCCTCTTTTTGCGGAGTTAGAGTTCCGTACTTTAGGTAAAAGAGTATTTGGAGACGGTTTCAGTATCGGGGACGCGAAAGCAAATGTATCACAGCAAACTGATTTATTCGGTAATTCAGTAGATGAACCGGTTAGCAAAGCCAAAACCTTTGAACAATTACCTAATTTATTTGAGCAGCCTCCGGTAGGAAAAACGATTGCAGATACTAAACCTGATTATCAGCTGGTAGATACTGCGGAGAAAAGAAAAGTATTAATTGATTTACTGCTTCAGCAGGAAAGTATCTCATTTGATACCGAAACAACCGGAATAGATGCGAACAGAGCAGAGCTGGTTGGTCTGTCTTTCTGTATTGAAGCAGGAAAAGCATGGTATGTTCCTGTTTCGGCAGATCAGGCAGAAGCGCAAGCAGTTGTTGATGAATTCAGACCGGTATTGGAAAATGAGAAAATAGGCAAGACCGGCCAGAATATTAAATATGATATTTTAGTGCTTAAATGGTATGGCGTAGATATCAAAGGAAAATTATTTGATACCATGCTGGCACATTACCTGATAGATCCTGATACGCGGCATAATATGGATGTGCTTTCAGAAAACTACCTGGGTTACACACCAATCTCTATTACTACGCTGATTGGCCCGAAAGGAAAGAACCAGGGAACGATGAGAGATGTACCTGTAGAAAGTGTGGTAGATTATGCAGCAGAAGATGCTGATGTTACTTTACAGCTTGCCCATGTTTTCAAGCCAATATTGAAAGAGCTGAACGCAGAAGAACTTATCACCAATATCGAAAACCCACTGGTTTATGTTCTTGCGGATATGGAAAAAGAAGGGGTTAGAATTGATATGGAAACTTTGATCAGCTATTCTAAAGATCTGGAAGTTGATATCCGCAGGTTTGAGCAAAGTGTTTATGATAAAGCGGGTGTAGTATTCAACCTGGCTTCTCCAAAACAATTGGGAGAAGTTCTTTTTGATAAACTGAAGCTGGATCCTAAAGCTAAAAAGACAAAAACAGGGCAATATCAAACTGGGGAAGATGTTTTATCCGCGCTGGCGCATAAAAGTGATATTGTAAAAGATATTCTTGATTTCCGTCAGCTGCAAAAGTTAAAATCAACTTATGTGGATGCCCTTCCTTTATTGGTTAATCCAAAAACAGGCCGTGTACATACAAGTTATAATCAGGCTGTGGCTGCTACGGGAAGATTAAGCTCAAATAATCCAAACCTTCAGAATATTCCTATCCGTACAGAACGTGGCAGGGAAGTCCGTAAAGCATTTATTGCAAGAGATGCAGATCATGTGTTGCTTTCGGCAGATTATTCGCAGATAGAGCTTCGTATCATTGCTGATATCAGTAAGGAAGAAAACATGCTGGATGCTTTTAATAAAGGAATTGATATCCACACGGCAACAGCAGCGAAGGTTTACGGAATCACTATTGAGGAAGTTGATTCTACGCAGCGCCGGAATGCGAAAGCAGTAAACTTTGGTATTATTTACGGGCAGTCTGCGTTTGGTTTGTCTCAGAATCTGGGGATACCGAGAAAAGAAGCTGCGGAGATGATCGAGCAGTACTTTGCACAGTATCCTGGTATCAAAAGATATATGACGGATACGATGAACTTTGCGCGTGAAAATGGCTTTGTGGAAACGATGATGGGTAGAAGAAGATATTTAAGAGATATCAATTCGGCTAATCAGACCGTACGTGGTTTTGCGGAGCGAAATGCAATTAATGCACCGATACAGGGATCAGCGGCTGATATGATCAAGATTGCAATGATTCATATTCATCAGGATATTAAGGAGCAGAAGCTGCAGTCTAAAATGACCATGCAGGTGCATGATGAGCTGGTGTTTGATGTGTTGAAATCTGAAGTTGATGCGATGAAGAAAATTATCACGCACCGGATGAAGACTGCCATCAAAACAACTGTACCTATCGAAATCGAAATCGGAGAAGGCAATACCTGGCTGGAAGCACATTAA
- a CDS encoding YbaB/EbfC family nucleoid-associated protein — protein sequence MFDKLMAAQQKAEEIKKRLDTVYVHAEVESGAIKVTSTANKTITAIDINEEFYKQADKEEIEELLLTAINKVLQQAETVNATEMQAATQDMLGGLGGMFGQ from the coding sequence ATGTTCGATAAATTAATGGCTGCTCAGCAAAAAGCTGAAGAAATAAAAAAACGTTTAGACACTGTTTACGTTCATGCAGAAGTTGAAAGTGGTGCAATTAAAGTTACTTCAACAGCAAACAAAACAATCACAGCGATAGACATCAACGAAGAATTCTATAAACAAGCTGATAAAGAAGAAATTGAAGAACTACTATTAACGGCCATCAATAAGGTATTGCAACAAGCTGAAACAGTTAACGCTACCGAAATGCAAGCTGCAACCCAGGACATGCTTGGTGGTTTAGGTGGAATGTTCGGCCAATAA
- a CDS encoding CPBP family glutamic-type intramembrane protease produces the protein MLICRLLEWLTIILRAVLHAKMLVLIDDLIAYLKRPYLARIPEKVERPFNLVFKLAFICIIAGIGCGMLTGILIGLKIIPDPGPSVMDHKKMSKVLLFVMAVVWAPLTEELLFRAQLRRFTASIAFIALSCGAVLSAIVQTDWAFLVSPFIFIILYLVYRYNLSRSITLKFEFWKRIFPWHFHLTAICFSLVHLSNYEKGIGLLPLGILYTLPQLAVGLVLGYTRMNYGLKYSFVLHAMYNFFPVLLFLSKY, from the coding sequence ATGCTCATATGCAGGCTACTGGAATGGTTAACGATCATATTGAGGGCTGTATTGCACGCTAAGATGCTGGTGCTGATTGATGATTTAATAGCTTACCTGAAACGTCCTTATCTGGCCAGGATTCCTGAAAAGGTAGAGAGGCCTTTTAATTTAGTATTCAAACTGGCTTTCATCTGTATCATAGCAGGTATTGGCTGCGGGATGTTAACGGGAATATTAATCGGACTGAAAATTATTCCTGATCCTGGGCCATCTGTAATGGACCATAAAAAGATGTCAAAGGTTTTGCTCTTTGTAATGGCTGTAGTTTGGGCACCATTAACTGAAGAGCTTCTTTTCAGGGCGCAGTTAAGACGTTTTACGGCCAGTATTGCTTTTATTGCATTGAGTTGCGGAGCAGTCTTAAGTGCAATAGTTCAAACAGACTGGGCTTTTCTGGTCAGTCCTTTTATTTTTATCATTTTATACCTGGTGTACCGGTACAATCTTTCCCGTAGTATCACTTTAAAGTTTGAATTCTGGAAGCGGATTTTTCCGTGGCATTTTCACCTGACCGCGATTTGTTTTTCGCTGGTACACCTCAGTAATTATGAAAAGGGGATCGGCTTATTACCTTTAGGGATATTGTATACTTTACCTCAGTTAGCTGTTGGGCTTGTTTTGGGTTATACCCGGATGAATTACGGCCTTAAATATTCCTTTGTACTTCATGCGATGTATAATTTCTTTCCTGTCCTTTTATTTCTGTCCAAATACTAA
- a CDS encoding metal-dependent hydrolase: MKYTYYGQSCFLLEADGKKFLFDPFITHNALASAVDISKIEADYILVSHGHGDHVADLALLGKQTGAVIIAMPEVAAWAEKQGLTNIHQMNYGSAKFDFGKVRMVWATHSSSMPDGSYGGNPAGFVLETGGKAIYYAGDTSLNLDMKILAELYNLDYAILPIGGNFTMDVDDALIATKYINCSKVIGVHYNTFPVIEIDTRDAVEKFEREGKSLLLPEIGETIQL; encoded by the coding sequence ATGAAATACACCTATTACGGACAATCCTGCTTCCTCTTAGAAGCTGACGGAAAGAAGTTTCTATTTGATCCATTTATTACACACAATGCGCTGGCTTCGGCTGTTGACATTTCAAAAATCGAGGCTGATTATATTTTGGTAAGTCATGGACATGGTGACCATGTGGCCGACCTTGCTCTTTTAGGGAAACAAACTGGTGCAGTGATTATTGCCATGCCTGAGGTTGCTGCATGGGCAGAAAAACAAGGCCTGACTAATATCCACCAAATGAATTATGGCTCTGCGAAATTTGACTTCGGAAAAGTACGCATGGTTTGGGCAACACATTCAAGTTCAATGCCTGATGGTAGCTATGGCGGAAATCCTGCAGGATTCGTACTGGAAACAGGAGGCAAAGCAATCTATTATGCAGGAGATACCTCATTGAATCTTGACATGAAGATTTTAGCTGAGTTGTATAATCTGGATTACGCGATCCTGCCGATTGGTGGTAACTTCACGATGGATGTGGATGACGCTTTAATTGCAACTAAGTACATTAACTGCAGCAAGGTAATCGGTGTTCATTATAACACTTTCCCTGTAATTGAGATTGATACGAGAGATGCAGTTGAGAAATTCGAGAGAGAAGGTAAATCATTGTTGTTACCGGAAATAGGAGAAACAATTCAACTTTAA
- a CDS encoding MGMT family protein yields MEQSFYEQVYEVVRLIPKGRVTSYGAIAKALGAGKSSRLVGYAMNNAHDALPPVPAHRVVNHKGLLTGKFHFATPELMQELLENEGLVIEQDKIKDFKTHFWDPALEL; encoded by the coding sequence ATGGAACAATCATTTTATGAGCAGGTTTATGAAGTAGTCAGGTTAATCCCAAAAGGGAGAGTAACCTCTTACGGCGCAATTGCGAAAGCGCTTGGAGCGGGAAAATCTTCCCGTTTGGTAGGCTACGCAATGAATAATGCTCATGATGCATTGCCTCCTGTACCAGCGCACCGCGTGGTCAATCATAAAGGATTACTGACCGGGAAATTTCATTTTGCTACTCCGGAGCTGATGCAGGAATTATTAGAAAATGAAGGATTGGTGATTGAGCAGGATAAAATAAAGGACTTTAAAACCCATTTTTGGGATCCGGCATTGGAGCTGTAA